The DNA segment ATCGGGCGGCGGCATATTCCGGCGGGCACCATGTTTCAAAACGGCCCCACGACAGGCACGGATGTGTTTGTCCCCATCGAGAATATCATCGGCGGGGCAGAGCAGGCGGGCAAGGGCTGGCTGATGCTGATGAGTGCGCTGGCGGCGGGGCGTGGGGTTTCACTGCCGTCACTGGCCTGTGCTGCGACCAGTGCGGCCGCGCATTCCAGCGGGGCTTATGCGCGGGTGCGCGAGCAATTCAATCTGCCAATCTCGAAATTCGGGGGCATTCAGGAGCCGCTGGCGCGGCTGGCGGCCAATGCCTATGCCGTGGAGGCGGCGCGCCGTCTAACCTGTGCGGGGCTGGATGAAGGGCGCGCGCTGTCGGTAATTTCGGCGCTGATGAAATATTCGGCCACGGACAGGATGCGCGCAGCGGTTAATGATGCGATGGACATTCACGCGGGCAAGGCCGTGATTGACGGGCCGTCCAATTACCTTTCGCCCAATTACCGCGCGGTGCCGGTCGGCATTACTGTTGAGGGGGCCAATATTGTCACGCGGTCGCTGATGGTGTTCGGGCAAGGCGCGATCCGCGCGCATCCGCATTTGCTGGACGAAATTCTGGCGCTGGAGGATGGGCAGAAAGACGCGGGTCTTGCTGCCTTTGACACGCATTTCTGGCAGCATGTCGGCCATTCTATCCGCACGGTCGGGCGCAGCTTTGGCCGTGCCATGACCGGAGCGCGTTTCGCGCCCGCCCCGCTCTCGGCAACCGAAGCGCGCGATGCGCCGATCTACCGCGAATTGTCGCGCTGGTCGGCGGCATTTGCGATCACGGCTGATCTGGCGTTTCTGACCATTGGCGGCGGGCTGAAGCGCATGGAAATGTTGTCCGGGCGCATGGCCGATATACTGAGCGAATTGTATTTCACCTCGGCGGTGCTGAAGCGCTGGAACGATGAGGGCAGACAGGCCGAAGACTTTGATCTTGTCGCCTATAATGCGCAGCGCGCCTTTGCGCGCATCAGCGCCTTGCTGGATGAGACAATCGCCAATTTCCCATCGCGCGGGGCGGCGTTTGTGTTGCGGGTTGTGACGCGTCCGCGTGCTGTGACGCGTGGCCCGTCCGACGTGCTGATCGCACGCTGCGCGGCGCTGATCAGTGAACCGGGGCCAACGCGCAATCGTTTGTCGGGCGTGCTGAATGGTCCGGGGCAAGCCGTGGGCATCATGGCCTTGAACGAGGCGTACTCCAGAACAGTTGCGACAGATGGGTTGCGCAAACGCCTGCGCGAGTTGGGCATGACTTCGGCGCAGGCCCTTGAGGCCGGATTGCTGAGCCAGCCCGAAAAGACCCAGCTTGATGAATTGGCCGAGGTCGTCGCAAGGGTGATTGCTGTGGATGATTTCTCGCCCGAGGAATTTGCCGCATTGCTGCCCGCATCCGCCGACTCCAAGAACAAGCCCACGCAGAAGGAGGCCGCTGAATGACAGCCAGAGAGGTATTTTTGGTAGATGGCGCGCGCACACTGTTCCTGAAGGTGCGCGGCAAGCGCGGCCCGTTCACACCAGTCGATCTGGCGGTGCAATCAGGCCGCCCCTTGCTCGCGCGCCAGCCTTTCGCGCCGGATGCGTTCGACATGGTTATTCTGGGCTGTGTCAATGTCATCGCGGATGAGATGAACCCCGCCCGCGTGGCGGCATTACGGTTGGGCATGGGTGATGCAATGGTGGCCTTTACGGTCCAGATCAATTGCGGCTCTGGTATGCAATCCATTGATACGGCCTTTCGCACCATTCGAGAAGGGTCTGGCGATCTGATCCTTGCTGGCGGGGCCGAGGCGCTGAGCCATGCCCCATTGGTCTTGCGCGATGACGCTGTCGATTGGCTGGCCGGAATGCAAAGCGCGTCCGGCCCTTTGGCGACGGCACAGAACGCGGTGCAAATCCGGCCAAGGCACTTGAAACCCGTCGTCGGACTGGAACGCGGCTTGACCGACCCGATCACCGACCTGAGTATGGGACAGACCGCAGAGGTGCTGGCGCATCATTTCGGCATCACCCGCGCAATGGCAGATGCCTATGCGGTTGAAAGCCACAAGCGCCTTGCCGCCGCGCAACATAATGGCACCCTGTCGACCGAGGTGATGCCCGCTTTTGACAAAGAAGGCAGTGTTTACAAGTATGATGATGGTGTGCGCGCGGACAGTGCTGTTGACAAGCTGGGCAATCTGAAACCGGTTTTCGAGAAACCTTACGGACAGGTGACAGCGGGCAACTCCTCGCAGGTGACGGATGGCGCGTCATGGTGCATTCTGGCCTCTGGTGACGCGGTCAAGCAGCATAATCTGACGCCAATCGCCCGGCTGGTGGACAGCGAATGGGCCGCACTTGATCCGTCTGTCATGGGGCTGGGGCCGGTGATGTCGGCAACGCCGCTGCTGTCGCGTCATGGGTTTGGCCGCGACGACATAGATTTGTGGGAAATCAACGAAGCTTTTGCCGCACAAGTGCTGGCCTGCCTTGCGGCATGGCAGGACGAAGATTTCTGTCGTGATGTGCTGGGGCTGAAAGACACCTTTGGCATGATCCCGCGCGAGCAACTGAATATTCATGGCGGGGCCATTTCAATGGGCCACCCAGTTGGCACCAGTGGCAACCGCATTGTCCTGCATCTGGCCAATGCGCTGCACGCCACGGGCGGCAAGCGCGGTGTGGCCAGCGAATGTATTGGTGGCGGTCAGGGCGGCGCGATGATCCTGGAGGCAGTGTGATGGATGGCGAACTGAAAGACTTTCTAAAGGCGTCAAAGCTTGAACTGGGCGGCGCGGTCGCGGCGCTGGGCGACGGGCATTGGCGCTACGGCGTAGATGACGACAAGATTGGCTGGCTTGTGCTGGACCGCACCGATGCGTCGGTCAACACCATCTCGGACACCGTCCTGCGCGAGCTGGAGCGCCATATTGAGCAGATCGAGGCAGACCCGCCGCGCGCGCTGGTCATGCGGTCAGCCAAAAGCGCAGGCTTTGCCGCTGGGGCCGATATTCGCGCCCTTGCCACAATGGACGCAGACGAAACCGAAAAGCTGCTGAAGGAAGGGCACGCGCTGCTGCATCGATTGGAAGGGCTGTCATGTCCGACGATCGCCGCAATTCACGGGGCCGCATTGGGGGCCGGGTTTGAACTGGCGCTGGCCTGTGATTACCGCATTGCGATCACAGGCGCCTCTTTCGGGCTGCCGGAAGTGCGCCTTGGGCTGCATCCGGGGCTGGCGGGCACTGTGCGCCTGCCCGAATTGATCGGGCCACTTGCCGCGATGGAGATGATGCTGACCGGCAAGACCGCGCATACCAAACGCGCGAAAGAGATTGGCATTGTTGATCTGATTGTCGAAGAGCGCCATTTGCGCCCCGCCGTGCTGGCAATTGCGCATGGCAAGGTCGCCAAACACAATCGCGGTGTGATGGCCAAGGCATTTGATCTGTCTGCGGCGCGGTCGCTGGCGGCAGAGAGAATGCGCCGCGAAACACAAAAGAAAGCCCCGAAAGAGCATTATCCCGCCCCCTATGCGCTGATCGACAACTGGGCGCAGCACGGCAATGATCGGGACTTGATGCAAGAGGCTGAAATCACCTCTTTCGCCAAATTGCTGCAAACGGACACCAGCAAGAACCTGATCCGCGCCTTCATGCTGCGCCAGACCCTGAAACAAGGGGGGCAGGCGGCCGATAAAATCGCCAATGTGCATGTGATTGGCGCAGGTATCATGGGCGCGGAAATTGCCGCTTGGGCCGCGATGCAGGGCAAACAGGTGTCCGTCACTGACCCGGATGAAGCAGCATTGGGCCAGATGATCAAGCAGGCCACGCGCATCTGCAAGGACGCGCATAAGGACAGCCTTGCCACCCGTGACACGCTGGACCGGCTGATGCCGGACCCGCAGGGCTATGGCCTGCGCCACGCCGATCTGGTGATCGAGGCCGGACCAGAAAACCCCGAGACGAAAGCCAGCATCTTTGCTGATCTGGCCAAGCAGATGAGAGCAGGGGCCATTCTGGCCACCAACACATCCAGCCTGCAACTGGCCGGGCTGACCGACCATGTGCCCGACAAGGCCCGGTTTGCGGGGCTGCATTTCTTTAACCCCGTCAGCAAGGTGCCCTTGGTCGAGGTGGTCAGCCACAAGGGCACAAGTGCTGATACCCGCGACCGCCTGATGGGGTTTTGCACCGCGATCGACCGCTTGCCGGTGGCGGTCGCAGATGCGCCCGGTTTTCTGGTAAACCGCGCCCTGATGCCCTATCTGCTAGAGGCGCTTTTGCTGATGGATGAGGGCATCTCGAAAACGCAGATTGATCGCGCAGCGCTTGATTTCGGCATGCCGATGGGGCCTGTCACACTGGCAGATCAGGTCGGTCTGGACATCTGCCTTGATGTCGCCGAAAGCCTGAACAAATCGCTCGACACGCCAATTGCGGAAATACCGTCGATGCTGCGTGAAAAGGTTGAAGCGGGTGATCTGGGGCGCAAGACCGGGCGCGGCTTTTATGACTGGTCAGACGGCACGCCGAAACCAGACAGCGAAGATAAGATCAGCTTCAATCTGACGGATCGCCTGATCCTGCCGATGCTGAACGCCTGCGCGTATTGCTTGCGCGAGGGTGTGGTCGGCAGTGTTGACGAGCTGGACGCGGCGATGATTTTCGCCACTGGTTTCGCGCCATTCCGCGGCGGGCCGATGCACTATGCGCAAGCGCGTGGCCATGATGCCCTTCATGCGTGCCTGAAAGAGTTTGAGAAATCGCATGGTGCGCGCTTTGCCCCGGACCCTTACTGGAGCAAGGATGCCTGAGACGACAGAGCATTTCACATCCGATGACCCCGTAATCGACTGGATACTTAAAACGGTCGGTCATGATCTGCGGGTGGCGCTGCCGCTGGGGCTTGGCAAGCCTGTCACGCTGATCAACGCATTGGTGCGCCGCGCGTGTAACGACCCGTCTATCCGGTTGGAGATATTCACTGCCCTGACGTTGGAGCGCCCTGACCCCTCGTCCGATATGGAGCGGCGCTTTTTGGAGCCTGCACTCGACCGGTTATTCGGCGACTACCCGCAGATCGAATATGCGCGGTTGCTGCGCGCGGGCAAATTGCCGGACAATATTCGCGTCACCGAATTTTTCCTGCAAGCGCCAAACTGGGTCAAAGTACAGGCCGCGCAGCAGAGTTATGTATCGGCCAATTACACACATGCGCTGGATGTGTTGCTGGACCAGAAGCCGAACCTTGTCCTGCAACTGCTGGCGCGCGACGGCCAGAACCACAGCCTGTCCTGCAACACCGATATCAGCAGCGATCTGTTGCGCTTGCGCAAGCAGGGGGCGGCTGACTTCGCCTTTGTGGGGCAGGTGCATGCGGATCTGCCCTTCATGCCCGGAACGGGTGAGATTGCGCAGTCCGAATGCGCGGCGCTGATGACGCCCGATGCGCCGCCCCATGATCTGTTTTCTGTCGTCAAACAGCCCGTCAGTTTGCAAGATCATGCGATTGGCCTGCATGCCTCGCGGTTGATCCGCGACGCCGGCACGCTGCAAATCGGCATTGGCCAGATTGGCGATGCGATTGCCCATGCCCTGACCCTGCGCCATGACGACCAGATCGCGCCGCTTTGGGCGGATTGTCCCTTTCCGCGCGCAGAGCGTTTCAACGAGTGTGGCCCGTTCCAGTCCGGCCTGTATAGCGTGACCGAGATGTTGGTGGATGGCCTGCTTGCCTTGTTCGAGCGCGGGATCATCCGGCGTGAGGTGGACGGGGCCGCGATCCATGCGGGTTTCTTTCTGGACAGCCGCGATTTCTATGCGCGGCTGAAAGCGCTGCCCCTGCAAGAGCGCGCGCGTATCGCTATGATGCCGGTCTCCTTTACCAATTCGCTGCTGGGGGATGAGGAGGCAAAACGCGCCGCACGGCCACAGGCGCGGTTCATCAATTCGGCAATGATGGTCACATTGCTTGGGGCCGTGGTTTCCGATGCGACCGAGGATGGCACGGTTGTCAGCGGCGTTGGCGGGCAGTTCAATTTTGTTCATCAAGCCTTTGCGCTGCGCGATGCCCGCGCGATCATCACGCTGCCCGCAACCCGGCAAGGTAAATCCGGGCTGACGTCCAACATTCGCTGGAGCTATGGCCATGTCACCATTCCGCGCCATTTGCGTGACATTGTGGTGACGGAATACGGCATTGCCGATCTGCGCGGCAAAAGCGACGCTGACACCATTGCAGCCCTGCTAGAGGTTTCCGACAGCCGCTTTCAGAAAGAACTTGAAGACAAGGCCAAAGCGGCGGGGAAATTGCCAGACTCCTACCGTTTGCCTGATGCCGCACGCAACAACACGCCAGAGGCGTTGCAGACATGGCTGGGCCCGCACCGCGACGACCATCTGCCAAGTTTTCCCTTCGGCACGGATTTCACGGATATAGAGCAGTATCTTTTGCCCGCCCTTGGCGATTTGCGCCGCGCCAGTGCGCGTATATCGACCCTTTTGCCGCTGATGCGCGACGGGCTACGCGGCGAACCCGCCCGCCGCGAGCAAGATGCGCTAAAGCGTATGGCGCTTGACCAGCCTGACAGCCTCAAGGCCCGTTTGTCCGCACTGGCCCTGCGGGGCGCGTTGCGACAGCACGAGGGCCGCGTGTGACGGTTGATTGCGCGTGCGAAAGCGGCAAATGTCTGCGGCATCCTGATACCTGTTGCACGAAGCCTGACGAAATACAGCGCATTTTCAGTTGCGCCATTGGCGGGCAGCACAATCTTTGGTTTAACCGCGTCAGGGTTTGAAAAGGACAGAGAATGCAGGTGAATGGTGAACGGTTCCTGAAGGATTTACACGATCTGCGCGTGTTCGGTGCCTCTGGCGTCGGCAAAGGCGTTGTGCGCCCCGCATATTCCCCTGCTGACATTGCCGCGCGCGAATGGCTGGTAGGCCGGATGCGTGATGCGGGCCTTGATGTCCGGTTTGATCCGGTTGGCAACCTGTGGGGGCTTGCCAAGGGGAGGTCGCTGTTGATCGGCTCTCACAGTGACAGCCAGCCCGAAGGCGGTTGGCTGGACGGCGCGCTCGGTGTCGTGATGGGGCTGGAGCTGGCGCGCGCGGCGAACGAAGCGGGCGGGCCTGCCATATCCGTCGTCAGTTTTCAGGATGAGGAGGGGCGCTTTGGTGTCACAACCGGAAGTGCAATCTGGTCCGGCAGTTTGTCACTGGACCATGCCGATACGCTGACCGACAGCGCGGGCACCAGCTTTGCGGATGCGCGCGCGGCGATGGCACATCTGGCCGGGGAGTTCGTCGATCCGGCGCGGTTCAGCGGCTTTGTCGAATGCCATATCGAGCAGGGGCCATGGCTGGACGATGCGGGACAATCCATCGGGGTTGTCACCGATATCGTGGGCATACGGGACATGCGCATCACGATGGAGGGCGAGCAAAACCATGCGGGCACAACGCCGATGCATTTGCGCCGCGATGCGTTTCAGGCGCTTTCGGCCTTCAATACCGCGCTGAATGACAGGCTGCGCAATGTGGTGACGCCGCAATCCGTATGGACCATCGGCCATGTCAACTTGCATCCGGGTGCGCATTCCATCGTGCCCGGCAAGGTGGTGTTCTCGATGCAGTGGCGGGACGGCGACGCTGTGCGCCTGAAGCGGATGGAGGACGTGATCCGCGACACGGCTTGTGAGGTGGCAGATACGATGGGGATGGAGGTGTCGTTTGGGGAAATGCTGGGGCTGGAACCTGTGGCGATGGACAGGCATTTGCACAAAGCCATCGCGCAGGCCGCGCAAGACCTTGTACCGGAGGGGTGGCGCGAGATGCAGTCAGGCGCCTTGCACGATGCCACCAATGTCGCGTCGCTGATGCCTGCCGCCATGATGTTCGTGCCCTCGATCAACGGGATCAGCCATGCCTTTTCCGAGGATACGAATGAAGCTGATTTGCTGTGCGGCCTGAACGTGCTGGCCGCCGCAGTGCCGGATCTGGCAAAATCGGGTGCCGGTTCTGCATAGCGCTGCCCTTGCAGCGCCAAAGCGCCTTTTTGTTTGCCCTAGCGTGGGGTTTTTGGTCCAATACCCTGCATGTCGGAAGGAATGAGAATGCCACATGACCACTCAGATCACGACAACCATCTTGATCCGATGGAGGCACGGGTGCGGGCCTTGGAAACCATCCTGACGCAAAAGGGGTTGGTGGACCCCGCCGCAATGGACAGGATCATCGAAACCTATTCCGAGGATGTCGGCCCGAAGAATGGCGCGCAGGTCGTGGCGCGGGCTTGGGATGATCCCGATTTCGCAGACTGGCTGGCGCGTGACGCCACAGCGGCGATCGAGGCGATGGGGTTTTCGGGGCGTCAGGGCGAACATATGCACGCGGTGTTCAACACCGGTTCCGTGCATAACCTTGTGGTTTGCACATTGTGCTCTTGCTACCCGTGGCCGGTCTTGGGCCTGCCGCCAGTATGGTATAAATCGCCCGCGTATCGGTCGCGTGCCGTCTACGAGCCGCGTGCTGTGCTGGCTGAATTTGGCGTCACCCTGCCCGAAGGCCAACAGGTGCGCGTCTGGGATTCAACCGCCGAATTGCGCTATCTTGTGATCCCTGAGCGGCCCGCTGGCAGCGACGGCCTGTCACAGGCAGAACTCGCCGCACTGGTCACGCGTGACAGCATGATCGGGGCGGGGT comes from the Roseinatronobacter monicus genome and includes:
- a CDS encoding acyl-CoA dehydrogenase, whose protein sequence is MSSFRSRHITRPIFNWAKGAMPGLSQTEREALEAGEVWWDAELFSGNPDWKKLAAVRAPTLSNDEQAFIDGPCVELCGMLDDWAINHTDGDISPAVWDFMRKNRFFGMIIAREYGGLGFSAFAHSEVVRRLSMVSIPAAVTVMVPNSLGPGELLHLFGTKDQKDHWLPRLADGRELPAFGLTSDEAGSDASAMVDRGVVCRGEWQGKEVLGIRLNWAKRYITLAPVCTLLGLAFKLEDPEGLLGDDPEPGITCALVPTDLPGVEIGRRHIPAGTMFQNGPTTGTDVFVPIENIIGGAEQAGKGWLMLMSALAAGRGVSLPSLACAATSAAAHSSGAYARVREQFNLPISKFGGIQEPLARLAANAYAVEAARRLTCAGLDEGRALSVISALMKYSATDRMRAAVNDAMDIHAGKAVIDGPSNYLSPNYRAVPVGITVEGANIVTRSLMVFGQGAIRAHPHLLDEILALEDGQKDAGLAAFDTHFWQHVGHSIRTVGRSFGRAMTGARFAPAPLSATEARDAPIYRELSRWSAAFAITADLAFLTIGGGLKRMEMLSGRMADILSELYFTSAVLKRWNDEGRQAEDFDLVAYNAQRAFARISALLDETIANFPSRGAAFVLRVVTRPRAVTRGPSDVLIARCAALISEPGPTRNRLSGVLNGPGQAVGIMALNEAYSRTVATDGLRKRLRELGMTSAQALEAGLLSQPEKTQLDELAEVVARVIAVDDFSPEEFAALLPASADSKNKPTQKEAAE
- a CDS encoding acetyl-CoA C-acetyltransferase, which encodes MTAREVFLVDGARTLFLKVRGKRGPFTPVDLAVQSGRPLLARQPFAPDAFDMVILGCVNVIADEMNPARVAALRLGMGDAMVAFTVQINCGSGMQSIDTAFRTIREGSGDLILAGGAEALSHAPLVLRDDAVDWLAGMQSASGPLATAQNAVQIRPRHLKPVVGLERGLTDPITDLSMGQTAEVLAHHFGITRAMADAYAVESHKRLAAAQHNGTLSTEVMPAFDKEGSVYKYDDGVRADSAVDKLGNLKPVFEKPYGQVTAGNSSQVTDGASWCILASGDAVKQHNLTPIARLVDSEWAALDPSVMGLGPVMSATPLLSRHGFGRDDIDLWEINEAFAAQVLACLAAWQDEDFCRDVLGLKDTFGMIPREQLNIHGGAISMGHPVGTSGNRIVLHLANALHATGGKRGVASECIGGGQGGAMILEAV
- a CDS encoding 3-hydroxyacyl-CoA dehydrogenase NAD-binding domain-containing protein — protein: MDGELKDFLKASKLELGGAVAALGDGHWRYGVDDDKIGWLVLDRTDASVNTISDTVLRELERHIEQIEADPPRALVMRSAKSAGFAAGADIRALATMDADETEKLLKEGHALLHRLEGLSCPTIAAIHGAALGAGFELALACDYRIAITGASFGLPEVRLGLHPGLAGTVRLPELIGPLAAMEMMLTGKTAHTKRAKEIGIVDLIVEERHLRPAVLAIAHGKVAKHNRGVMAKAFDLSAARSLAAERMRRETQKKAPKEHYPAPYALIDNWAQHGNDRDLMQEAEITSFAKLLQTDTSKNLIRAFMLRQTLKQGGQAADKIANVHVIGAGIMGAEIAAWAAMQGKQVSVTDPDEAALGQMIKQATRICKDAHKDSLATRDTLDRLMPDPQGYGLRHADLVIEAGPENPETKASIFADLAKQMRAGAILATNTSSLQLAGLTDHVPDKARFAGLHFFNPVSKVPLVEVVSHKGTSADTRDRLMGFCTAIDRLPVAVADAPGFLVNRALMPYLLEALLLMDEGISKTQIDRAALDFGMPMGPVTLADQVGLDICLDVAESLNKSLDTPIAEIPSMLREKVEAGDLGRKTGRGFYDWSDGTPKPDSEDKISFNLTDRLILPMLNACAYCLREGVVGSVDELDAAMIFATGFAPFRGGPMHYAQARGHDALHACLKEFEKSHGARFAPDPYWSKDA
- a CDS encoding acetyl-CoA hydrolase/transferase C-terminal domain-containing protein, giving the protein MPETTEHFTSDDPVIDWILKTVGHDLRVALPLGLGKPVTLINALVRRACNDPSIRLEIFTALTLERPDPSSDMERRFLEPALDRLFGDYPQIEYARLLRAGKLPDNIRVTEFFLQAPNWVKVQAAQQSYVSANYTHALDVLLDQKPNLVLQLLARDGQNHSLSCNTDISSDLLRLRKQGAADFAFVGQVHADLPFMPGTGEIAQSECAALMTPDAPPHDLFSVVKQPVSLQDHAIGLHASRLIRDAGTLQIGIGQIGDAIAHALTLRHDDQIAPLWADCPFPRAERFNECGPFQSGLYSVTEMLVDGLLALFERGIIRREVDGAAIHAGFFLDSRDFYARLKALPLQERARIAMMPVSFTNSLLGDEEAKRAARPQARFINSAMMVTLLGAVVSDATEDGTVVSGVGGQFNFVHQAFALRDARAIITLPATRQGKSGLTSNIRWSYGHVTIPRHLRDIVVTEYGIADLRGKSDADTIAALLEVSDSRFQKELEDKAKAAGKLPDSYRLPDAARNNTPEALQTWLGPHRDDHLPSFPFGTDFTDIEQYLLPALGDLRRASARISTLLPLMRDGLRGEPARREQDALKRMALDQPDSLKARLSALALRGALRQHEGRV
- a CDS encoding hydantoinase/carbamoylase family amidase, translated to MQVNGERFLKDLHDLRVFGASGVGKGVVRPAYSPADIAAREWLVGRMRDAGLDVRFDPVGNLWGLAKGRSLLIGSHSDSQPEGGWLDGALGVVMGLELARAANEAGGPAISVVSFQDEEGRFGVTTGSAIWSGSLSLDHADTLTDSAGTSFADARAAMAHLAGEFVDPARFSGFVECHIEQGPWLDDAGQSIGVVTDIVGIRDMRITMEGEQNHAGTTPMHLRRDAFQALSAFNTALNDRLRNVVTPQSVWTIGHVNLHPGAHSIVPGKVVFSMQWRDGDAVRLKRMEDVIRDTACEVADTMGMEVSFGEMLGLEPVAMDRHLHKAIAQAAQDLVPEGWREMQSGALHDATNVASLMPAAMMFVPSINGISHAFSEDTNEADLLCGLNVLAAAVPDLAKSGAGSA
- the nthA gene encoding nitrile hydratase subunit alpha; translation: MPHDHSDHDNHLDPMEARVRALETILTQKGLVDPAAMDRIIETYSEDVGPKNGAQVVARAWDDPDFADWLARDATAAIEAMGFSGRQGEHMHAVFNTGSVHNLVVCTLCSCYPWPVLGLPPVWYKSPAYRSRAVYEPRAVLAEFGVTLPEGQQVRVWDSTAELRYLVIPERPAGSDGLSQAELAALVTRDSMIGAGLPQVPA